In Aquincola tertiaricarbonis, the genomic stretch TCGGCATCAGCGTGGGGTTGATGGTGAGGTTGCCCGCGGGCACCACCAGCAGCGTGTGGCCATCACCCTTGGCCCGTTTGACGCGATCGATGCCCAGGTTGCCGGCGGCGCCGGCCACGTTGTCCACCACCACCGTCTGGCCGTAGCGCCTGCCCAGGCCATCGGCCAGGATGCGCGACAGCACGTCCACCGGCCCGCCGGGCGGAAACGGCGCGACGATGGTGAAGCGGCCGTCGGCCAGCTGCTTTTCGGCGGCGGACCTGTCGGCCGCCGGCTGCGCGTGGGCGGGCAGCAGGGCCGACAGCGCCAACACGCCAGCGGCGGCCAGGCAGAGGCGGCGCAGGGTGGCGGGCACGGGCTTCACTTCTTCTCCGTCAGGAACTTGCCGCTGGGCGCTTCGGCATTCTTCTGCCGGCGGGTATGGCCGTCCAGGCCGCCGTCCACCGCCCATTCCGCGAACACGGTGGGGCCGGGCTCGAACTCGCGCGGCTGCCAGTCGGCGGTCAGCTGGTCTTCGTCGGCGTAGTACTCGATCAGGCCGCCGGCGGGGTTCTTGAAATACCAGAAGTAGGCCGACGAGATGGGGTGGCGGCCCGGGCCCAGCTGGGTGTCCCAGCCGCAGCGCGAGAAGTGCAGGCCACCGCCGAACACCTCGTGGATGTCGCGCACCGCAAAGGCCACGTGGTTGAGCCCGCGCTTGCCCGAAGGCAGCTGCAGCAGGAACAGGTCGTGGTGGCCGCCCTCCGGCGCGCAGCGCAGGAAAGCGCCACGGCCCGGGTAGCTGTCGGAGGCGACGAAGCCGAGCTTGTCGCGGTAGAAGGCGCTGGTGCTGGGCACGTCGCTGGCGAAGAACACCACGTGGCCCACCTCGATGGGCGTGGCCCGCTCATAGATGGGGCTGGCGCGGTTGATGCGCAGCTTGTCGTTCCAGGTGTTGCTGGGGCCGCATTCCACCTGCACCGCATGCTTGCGGCTGCGCTGCAGGCGCAGCGCCAGGCCGTTGGGGTCGGTGCAGCCGATGCGGCGGGCACCCTCCACCTCGCCATCCACGAAGCCGGGCTGGTCGGCGATGGCGGCGGCATAGCGGTCCAGGTCGGCATCGCTGTCCACGCCCCACACCACCTCCACCAGCGTGTTGCCCTCTTCGGTGCCGGCCGGCAGGCCGGGCAGGCCCAGCCGGGCCACCACCACGCGGCAGCCGTTCAGGCACTCGAACACCAGCTGGTCGGCCGAGTCGGCCGTCAGCGTCAGCCCCCAGTCGATGAAGAAGCGCTTGCAGGTGGGCAGGTCGTCTGCCACGTAGGTGATCTGGTCGATGCCGAGGACGCTCATCTTGTTTCCTTCAGTGGCCGCCTGCGGCTCAGTTGGCCCATGGCAACGGGTGTTCGTTGGTGCCCCAGTACAGGCTCTTCTGCTCCATGTACTGGAAGATGCCTTCGCGGCCCTTCTCGCGGCCCAGGCCGCTGTCGCGCCAGCCGCCGAAGGGCGTGGAGATGCTGAACTGCTTGTAGGTGTTGATCCACACGGTGCCTGCCTGCACCGCACGGCCCAGGCGCCAGGCGCGCTTGAAGTCGCGGCTCCACACGCCGGCCGCCAAGGCATAGATGCTGTCGTTGGCCTGCGCGATCAAGTCCGCTTCGGTATCAAAAGGCATCGCCACCAGCACCGGGCCGAAGATCTCTTCCTGCGCGGTGCGGGCGCGGTTGTCCAGCCCTTCCAGGATGGTGGGCGTGTAGAAGTAGCCCGACTCCAGCGCCTGGCCATGCGGTCGCACGCCGCCGGTGCGGATGCGCCCGCCTTCGCTGACGCCCAGCGCCACGTAGCGCTCGATGCCTTCACGGTGGCGAGCGGTGATCAGCGGGCCCATCTGGGTGCGCTCGTCGGCCGGGTCGCCCACGCGCAGCGCAGCGGCGCGCTCGGTCAGCCGCGTCAAAAATTCGTCGTAGATGCTGCGCGCGACGAAGAGCCGCGAGCCGGCGATGCACGACTCGCCCGAGCTGCTGAAGATGCCGTACAGCACGCCATTGACCGCATGGTCCAGGTCGGCGTCTTCCAGCACCATGGTGGGCGACTTGCCGCCCAGCTCCAGCGACACCGGCATCATCTTGTCGGCCGCGATGTGCGCGATGTGCTTGCCGGTGGTGGTGCCGCCGGTGAAGGACACGCGCTTGACCAGCGGGTGCTGGGTGATGGCATCGCCGATCACCGAGCCCTTGCCCGGCAGCACGCTGACGATGCCACGCGGCACGCCGGCTTCTTCGCACAGGCGGGCCAGTTCCAGCGCCATCAGCGGCGTGACCTCGGCCGGCTTGACCACCACCGCATTGCCCGCGGCCAGCGCGGGCGCCAGCTTCTGCGCCTCGCTGGCAATCGGCGAGTTCCACGGCGTGATGGCCGCCACCACGCCCATGGGCTCGTGCACGCTCATGGTCACGAACGGGCCGCGCGAGGGCGTGATGGTTTCTTCCAGCGTTTCACAGGCCGCGGCAAAGAACTGGAAGGTGCCGGCGGCGCTGGCCACCAGCGCGCGTGTTTCGCTGATCGGCTTGCCGTTGTCCAGCCGCTGCTGCTGGGCCAGGCGCTCGGCGTTCTCGCGGATCAGCTGCGCCACGCGGTAGAGCACCGAAGCCCGCTCATGCGGCAGCTTCTGCGCCCAGCCGCTGGTCAAGAAGGCGCGGTGGGCGCCGGCAATGGCCTCGTCCACATCGGCCAGGCTGGCCGCGCGCAGGCGGGCGATGGGCTCGCCGGTGGCGGGGTACAGGCTTTCGTATTCCTCGCCACCGCCCAGCCGCCACTCGCCGGCCACGTTGATCTTCAGCAGTTCCAGTTGCGCCATCGGGGTTCTCGCAGAGGGTTCACACGCTCAGGGGCAGCAGGTGCTGGCGCACGGCCCGCACCGCGCTGTACACCGTCAGCGCCGAGGTCTTGGGGTTGGCCGCCAGCGGCTGGTTACGCATGGTCAGCTCGAAGCGGCCGAAGGCGCCTTCGGCTTCCACCTGGTGGACGTTCTCGCTGACGCCGGGGTCGGCGATCAGCCGCACCGTGGTGCGGTCCAGGCCCAGGCCGGCCAGCGACACGGTGGCTGCCACATTGGCGTTCTTCGGGTACAGCTGCGCGGCCTGGCGGGCGCTGCCTTCGAAGATCACGGTGGGCTCGGTCAGCGCCGCCAGTTCGCGGCCCTCCTCGGCCGGCGTGCCCTGCCAGGCGCGCGGTGGTTTGCGGCCGGTGTAACGCACCTGTTCCAGCCCGCCGATGCGCGCGGCGGCCAGCGCGTCGATGGCGCCGATGGCGCCGGCAATCAGCTGCACCTGGGCACCACCTTCGCGCGCGGCTTGCTCCAGCGCCTCGGGCAGGCCGGGCGCCGACAAGGCGCCGACCGAGGCCACGATGCAGCGCACGCCGCGGCGCAGCGCCGGAAGCACATGCGCCTCGATGGCCGCATGGCCGGCGGCTTCCAGCACCAGGTCGATGCCGGCTTCGGGCACCGCTTCGGCCACCACCGCGCCGGGCGCCAGCTGCGCGGCCACCGCGCGGGCACCGGCCAGCGAAGGCCCGGGCACCACGATGGCGGCCACCTGCAGGCCGGCGTCGGCACGCAGCAGTTCCAGCACCGCGGTGCCGATGGCGCCGCAGCCGATGAGGGCCAGCTTCAATGCAGCCATCGCCCGTCAGGCCTTGCCCAGTGCAGGAATCTGCTGCACGGTGTTGGTCGGCGGGCCGGCGAAGGCGCTCTTGAAGGCGCCGATGCTCAGCATGTCGATCTCCAGCAGGAAGGGGCCTTGCCGGTCCACCGCCTGCGCCAATAGCGCGGGCAGCTGCGCCAGGTCGCTGCATCGGGCATGCGGCAGCGCCAGCGACGCGCACAGCTGCGCATAGTCGGGCGTGTGCAGGTCCACATAGCACCGGCGGCCGCCGTACTGCGCGTCCTGGATGTTCTTGATGACGCCATAGCCCTGGTCGTTCATCAGCACCACCACCAGGTTGCAGCGCTCCTGCACCATGGTGGCCAGCTCACCCAGGTTGAGGATGAAGCCGCCATCGCCGGCCAGGCAGAAGGTCTTGCGGCCCGAGCGGGTGGCTTCGGCCCCGATGGCCGCGCCGATGGCCATGGGCATGCCCTGGCCGATGCCGCCGCCGGTGGCGTGCACGCCCGCGGTGGGCTCGAAGATGCGCAGCTCGCGGTTGCCCCAGGTGCTGTTGGACACCGTCACGTCGCGCACCCAGTTGAACTGGCGGCCGGCGATCTTCTGCAGCTCAGCCACCAGTGTGGCGTAGGGGCCCAGGCCGTCGTGCAGCGTGGCCACCACCTGCTGGTGCACCGCCTTCAGGTCGGCCAGCAAGGCGGCGTCGGCACGCCAGCCGCGGGCTTCCAGCCGGTCGGCCAGGCCTTGCAGCGCCAGCGCGCTGTCGCCGCACACGAAGGCGTCGGTGGCATAGCAGCGGCCTTCGGCGGCCGGGTCGGCATCCACCCGCAGCAGCGGGCGCGGCAGCTTGAGTTCGTACTTCAGCGTTTCGTTGCCGCGCAGACGCGAGCCCACCACCAGCATCGCGTCGCAGGTTTGATAGAAGGCTTCCACCGGCTTGTGGATGTTGTAGGCGCCCAGCGAGCCGGGGTCGTCCTCGGCCACGATGCCGCGGCCTTGCACGCTGGTGACCACGCCAAAGCCCAGCGCCTGCAAGCGCTTGACGGCCGCGCCGGCATGGCGCGCGCCACCGCCCAGCCACAGCAGCGGGCGGCGCGCAGCGGCCAGGCGCTCGGCCAGGGCGTCCAGCGCCGCGGCGCTGGGCACCGGCGCGGCCACCGGCAGCGGGCTCAGGTCGGCCGGCATGGGGATGACGGCGGACTGGATGTCGATCGGGATCTCCAGGCTCACCGGGCCGGTGGGTGCGGTCAGCGCGCACTGCACCGCCTGCTTCAGCGTGCCCAACGCGGTCTCGACGCTGCGCACGCGGAAAGCGGCCTTGGACACCGCCTTCAGCATGGTCAGCTGGTCGGGCGCCTCATGGATGTAGGACATGCCCTTGTCCAGGTAGGGCGTCTCGATCTGGCCGGTGATGTGCAGCAGCGGCGAGCCCGCGGTCAAGGCCTCCACCAGGCTGCCGGCGATGTTGCCGGCCGCCGGCCCGGTGCTGGTGAGGCACACGCCCAGGCTGCCGGTGGACCGGGCATAGGCATCGGCCATGTTGCCGGCGCCCGCCTCGCCGCGCGCGGGCACGAAGCGCACTGCGCCACGCTGGGCGAAGGCGTCCAGGATGGGCATGTTGTGGATGGAGATGACGCCGAAGGCGGTCTTGACGCCGCACTGCTCCAGGAAGGCTGCCACGACGGCGCCGACGGTCACGGGGGTGTTGGTATCAGGCATGGCGCGAATGGCCTCCGGAAATGTCGATGTGGCCGCCGGTGGTGTACGAAGCCAGCGGTGAGGCCAGGAAGGTGATGGCGCGGGCGGCCTCGATGGGCTGGCCCAGCCGGCCCAGCGGGATGTGCTTGCTCTTGGCGAGCTGGGCGCTCCAGGTGGCCCAGTCCTGGCTCTTGTCTTCGCGCGCGTCGAAGCGGCGGCGCCACTGGCCCGACTCCACCAGGCCGATGAGGATGCCGTTGACCCGCACGCCCTGCGGCGCGAACTCGGTGGCCATCGACCGCACGAGGTTCAGCAGGCCGGCGCGCGCGGCCGAGGTGGCCACCATGTGCGGCTCGGGCTGGCGGGCCAGCAGCGAATTGGCGCAGGTGACCGATGCATCGCCCCACACCTGGCGCTGCTGCACCAGCTGCGGCAGGAAGGCCCGGGTGGGGTGGATGACCGAGAAGAACTTGAGGTGCAGCTCCTGCGTCCAGGCTTCGTCCGGCGTGTCGGCGAAGGTGGAGACACGACCCTGCCCGGCGTTGTTGATCAGCATGGCCGCCGGGCCCAGCGCGGCCTGGCTGGCCTCGGCAAAGGCCTGCACGGCGGCCTTGTCCAGCACGTCGCAGGTTTGTGCATGCAGCCGGGCCTGCGGATGACGCTCGCGCAGGCCGGCCACGGCCGCATCCAGCCGCTGGGCATCGCGGCCGCACACCGCCACGGCCGCGCCGCAGGACAGCAGCAGGTCGGCGGTGGCCAGGCCGATGCCGGACGAACCGCCGGTGACCACGGCCACGCGGCCGGCCAGCGCATCGGGGGCAAAGAAGTTGGGGTTCATGGTGTTGGCCTCCAAGCCCTCAGGCCGGCTTGCCGCCACGCAGCGGCACCACGTTGCGGCTGGCCGAGGCGGGGGCATAGTTCAGCAGCGCGGACAGCTCCTGCGCCGCATCGCGCACGCGGCGCACCATCTCGTCCATGCGCTCGCCGTCGATGTGGGCCGAGGTGATGGTGGCACCCAGCGCCGCCACCACGCGGCCGCTGTGGTCGCGCACCGGCGCGGCGATGGTGGAGATGTTGGACTCGAAGAAGCCCTCGCCCTGCACATGGCCACGCTCGCGGTCGGCCTGCACCAGGTTGAACAGCTCGATCACCGTGCGCGGCGTGCTGGGGGAGAAGATTTCCAGCCGGTCTTCCGGGTACATGGCCCGCAGCTCGGGCAGGGTCAGGTCTTCCAGCAGCACGCGGCCCAGCACGGTGGCGTGGGCGGGCAGCCGGGTGCCTACCGTCACCGAGCTGGCAAACGGCGTGGGCGTGGTGACCTTGGCCACGTAGACGATGGAACGGCCATCGCGCACCACCAGGTTGCACGGGTAGCCGATGGCTTCGCTCAGGCGGTTGAGGATGGGCAGGCCCAGCTCGGTCAGCTCCAGCGAGGCCAGGTACTCGAAGCCCAGGCGCAGCACCGCCAGGCCCAGCCGGTATTCGCGGCCGCCTTCGGTCTTCTCGATGAAGCCCATGCTTTCCAGCGTGGCCAGCAGGCGGAACACGGTGGAACGCGGCAGGCCGAAGCGGCGGGCCAGCTCGGGGGCGCCCAGCGTGCGGTTCTCGCGGCTGAACTCGCCCAGGATGCGCAGGCCGCGCTCGAGCGCCGGCACGATGTAGCGGTCCTGGCCGTCGTCCGCCAGTTCGGCGTCGGGGGTGCTCATGGCAACAGGGTCTCCCTCTGGCGGCCGCTTATCGCGCGGCCTTGTCTAGACAGGTGGCCAGCAGCGCGGACACGGCTTCGGGCCGCTCCACGTAGCTGGCATGCCCCGCCTGCGCGATGGGCTGCAGCGGCACACCACAGGCCGCAGCCACCTCGGCGCAGGCCGCGGGCGGGGTGATCACATCCAGCTCACCCACGGCCACCTGCACCGGCACGGCCGGAGGCAGGTAGGCCAGCAGGTCGTCGCCGCACAGCAGGGCCACCGCCTGGCGGTAGCCGTGCTCGTTCAGGCGTGCCATGTTCCAGCGCACGCGCAGGCGCGCGGCTTCGGGGGCATGCGCCGACAGCAGGCGGCCGCTGCGCAGCCGTGCCGTGCCCTCGATGCCCAGCTCGGCCAGCGTGGCCAGGCGTTCGGCCTGCACCTGCGCGCCTTGCGCGGCGCGGTCGGGCGCCCCATAGCCGCGCGCCGGGCTGATGAGCAGCAGCTGCGCGATGCGGCCGGCCAGCGGGCCGCCCGGCTGTGCCGCCGCGGCGGCAGTGAGCGCGCCCAGCGAATGGCCCACCAGCACGCAGCGGTGGATGTGCAGCGCATCCAGCAGCTCGGCCAGGCGCTGTGCGTAGTCGGTCGCCCGGGGCTCAGCCATCGGCAGCGGCGTCGAATCGCCGTAGCCCGGCGCATCCCAGGCGATCAGCTCGGCCTGCGGCGCGATCAGGGGCGCCACCTCCACCCACGAGGCCGAGCCCGAGCCGATGCCGTGCAGGCACACCACCGGCAGGCCCTGCCCCATGCGCCGCACCGCCACCACGCGGCCGCCACCCACGGCGATGCGCTGCACGCCAAAGCGGGCGTCCAGGTCGGCGAGGTCGGCGGCAGGCAGTTGCAGGTCCGGGCTCATGGCAGGGCTCAGGCGGTCTTCGGGAGGTCCCGCTTGATCTTGGCCAGCGGGTGGTCGGGCGGGTAGGTCGGCGTGATCGGCTTCTTGGCGCCCAGCATCACGCACATCAGCGCGTCTTCTTCGCCGATGTTGATCTCTTCGCGGTACACGCCGGGCGGCACCGAGATCAGGTCGCGTTCGCCCAGGATGGCCTCGAAGCGCTCACCGTCCTTCTCGAGCACCACCTTGATCTTGCCGCGCAGCACGAAGAACACTTCCTCCACGTCCACATGCAGGTGCGACGGGCCGATGTGGCCGGCCGGGATCAGCATGGTGGAGAAGGTGAAGTGCTCGTTCTGCACGGTGTTGTTGTCGGCCGAAACGCCGGTGCCGCCGGTGCCCAGGTAGCGCATTTGCGCGCGGCGGTACTTGGGGTCGTAGTCGGCCTGGAACTTCAGCGCGTCCCAGTCATAGCGCCGCGTCTGGAAGCGGGCGATGCGGGTGTTCATCCAGTCGTCGAAGCTGGCGCCCTCGGGGCGGTCCCAGCTCTTCTTCTCTTCAGGCAGGTCGGTCATGGTTTCTCCTCAATGCATCACGAAGCCGCCATTGACGGGCAGCAACTGGCCGGTGACGAAGCGCGCCAGCCCCGACAGCGCGAACAGCACCGGGCCGCACACGTCGGCGGCCTGCTGCTCGCGCGGGATGGCGCGGCCTTCCAGGTACTTCTCGTGCCGGGCCTTGGGCACGTATTCGGTGGCCTCCACCAGCGTCAGGCCGGGCGCGACGGCATTGACGGTGATGCCGTCGGCGCCCCACTCACGCGCCAGCGAATGGGTCATGGCGATGACGGCACCCTTGCTGGCCACGTAGGCCAGCAGCTTGGGCGCGCCCCACAGTGCGGTGTCGGAAGCCAGGTTGACGATGGCGCCCTGCCCGCTGGCCTTGAGCGCCGCATGGCAGGCCCGGCTCATCAGCCAGGTGCCGCGCACGTTGACGTCCATCACCCGGTCCCACATGTCGACTTCCAGCTCATGCGGGTCGCGACCGCCCGAGTTGGTGATGGCCGCGTTGTTGACCAGCCCGTCCAGCCCGCCCAGCGCGGCCACCGCGGCGGCGGCGCAGGCGGTGATGGAGGCGGAGTCGCTCAGATCGGCCACCACCGCATGCACGTCGGCGCCGGCCTCGCGCAGCGCCTGCACCTCGGCCTGCAGCAGGTCGGCCAGGATGTCGGCGGCCACCACGCGGGCGCCGGCCCGCAGCAGGCACTTGACGAAGGCCAGCCCCAGGCCGCGCGCGGCGCCGGTGACCAGCACGCGGCGGCCGGCCAGCAGCTGCGGCGGCACCTGGGCCAGCAGCGCGTCGAGCGAGTGGGTGTCGGGGGTTCCGGTGACGGTGCTCATGGCAGCTTCTTCAAACGGTGGTGACGTTGGCACGCGGGATGTAGTGCAGCAGCCGGCGCTCGGCCCACACCACCGCCGCGTAGGCCAGGATGCCGATCAGCGTGAGCGCGACGATGGCGACGAAGACGCCGGCGGTGT encodes the following:
- a CDS encoding SDR family oxidoreductase, translating into MSTVTGTPDTHSLDALLAQVPPQLLAGRRVLVTGAARGLGLAFVKCLLRAGARVVAADILADLLQAEVQALREAGADVHAVVADLSDSASITACAAAAVAALGGLDGLVNNAAITNSGGRDPHELEVDMWDRVMDVNVRGTWLMSRACHAALKASGQGAIVNLASDTALWGAPKLLAYVASKGAVIAMTHSLAREWGADGITVNAVAPGLTLVEATEYVPKARHEKYLEGRAIPREQQAADVCGPVLFALSGLARFVTGQLLPVNGGFVMH
- a CDS encoding aspartate dehydrogenase, translated to MAALKLALIGCGAIGTAVLELLRADAGLQVAAIVVPGPSLAGARAVAAQLAPGAVVAEAVPEAGIDLVLEAAGHAAIEAHVLPALRRGVRCIVASVGALSAPGLPEALEQAAREGGAQVQLIAGAIGAIDALAAARIGGLEQVRYTGRKPPRAWQGTPAEEGRELAALTEPTVIFEGSARQAAQLYPKNANVAATVSLAGLGLDRTTVRLIADPGVSENVHQVEAEGAFGRFELTMRNQPLAANPKTSALTVYSAVRAVRQHLLPLSV
- a CDS encoding thiamine pyrophosphate-binding protein gives rise to the protein MPDTNTPVTVGAVVAAFLEQCGVKTAFGVISIHNMPILDAFAQRGAVRFVPARGEAGAGNMADAYARSTGSLGVCLTSTGPAAGNIAGSLVEALTAGSPLLHITGQIETPYLDKGMSYIHEAPDQLTMLKAVSKAAFRVRSVETALGTLKQAVQCALTAPTGPVSLEIPIDIQSAVIPMPADLSPLPVAAPVPSAAALDALAERLAAARRPLLWLGGGARHAGAAVKRLQALGFGVVTSVQGRGIVAEDDPGSLGAYNIHKPVEAFYQTCDAMLVVGSRLRGNETLKYELKLPRPLLRVDADPAAEGRCYATDAFVCGDSALALQGLADRLEARGWRADAALLADLKAVHQQVVATLHDGLGPYATLVAELQKIAGRQFNWVRDVTVSNSTWGNRELRIFEPTAGVHATGGGIGQGMPMAIGAAIGAEATRSGRKTFCLAGDGGFILNLGELATMVQERCNLVVVLMNDQGYGVIKNIQDAQYGGRRCYVDLHTPDYAQLCASLALPHARCSDLAQLPALLAQAVDRQGPFLLEIDMLSIGAFKSAFAGPPTNTVQQIPALGKA
- a CDS encoding alpha/beta fold hydrolase, whose amino-acid sequence is MSPDLQLPAADLADLDARFGVQRIAVGGGRVVAVRRMGQGLPVVCLHGIGSGSASWVEVAPLIAPQAELIAWDAPGYGDSTPLPMAEPRATDYAQRLAELLDALHIHRCVLVGHSLGALTAAAAAQPGGPLAGRIAQLLLISPARGYGAPDRAAQGAQVQAERLATLAELGIEGTARLRSGRLLSAHAPEAARLRVRWNMARLNEHGYRQAVALLCGDDLLAYLPPAVPVQVAVGELDVITPPAACAEVAAACGVPLQPIAQAGHASYVERPEAVSALLATCLDKAAR
- a CDS encoding cupin domain-containing protein; this translates as MTDLPEEKKSWDRPEGASFDDWMNTRIARFQTRRYDWDALKFQADYDPKYRRAQMRYLGTGGTGVSADNNTVQNEHFTFSTMLIPAGHIGPSHLHVDVEEVFFVLRGKIKVVLEKDGERFEAILGERDLISVPPGVYREEINIGEEDALMCVMLGAKKPITPTYPPDHPLAKIKRDLPKTA
- a CDS encoding aldehyde dehydrogenase gives rise to the protein MAQLELLKINVAGEWRLGGGEEYESLYPATGEPIARLRAASLADVDEAIAGAHRAFLTSGWAQKLPHERASVLYRVAQLIRENAERLAQQQRLDNGKPISETRALVASAAGTFQFFAAACETLEETITPSRGPFVTMSVHEPMGVVAAITPWNSPIASEAQKLAPALAAGNAVVVKPAEVTPLMALELARLCEEAGVPRGIVSVLPGKGSVIGDAITQHPLVKRVSFTGGTTTGKHIAHIAADKMMPVSLELGGKSPTMVLEDADLDHAVNGVLYGIFSSSGESCIAGSRLFVARSIYDEFLTRLTERAAALRVGDPADERTQMGPLITARHREGIERYVALGVSEGGRIRTGGVRPHGQALESGYFYTPTILEGLDNRARTAQEEIFGPVLVAMPFDTEADLIAQANDSIYALAAGVWSRDFKRAWRLGRAVQAGTVWINTYKQFSISTPFGGWRDSGLGREKGREGIFQYMEQKSLYWGTNEHPLPWAN
- a CDS encoding VOC family protein; translation: MSVLGIDQITYVADDLPTCKRFFIDWGLTLTADSADQLVFECLNGCRVVVARLGLPGLPAGTEEGNTLVEVVWGVDSDADLDRYAAAIADQPGFVDGEVEGARRIGCTDPNGLALRLQRSRKHAVQVECGPSNTWNDKLRINRASPIYERATPIEVGHVVFFASDVPSTSAFYRDKLGFVASDSYPGRGAFLRCAPEGGHHDLFLLQLPSGKRGLNHVAFAVRDIHEVFGGGLHFSRCGWDTQLGPGRHPISSAYFWYFKNPAGGLIEYYADEDQLTADWQPREFEPGPTVFAEWAVDGGLDGHTRRQKNAEAPSGKFLTEKK
- a CDS encoding IclR family transcriptional regulator; amino-acid sequence: MSTPDAELADDGQDRYIVPALERGLRILGEFSRENRTLGAPELARRFGLPRSTVFRLLATLESMGFIEKTEGGREYRLGLAVLRLGFEYLASLELTELGLPILNRLSEAIGYPCNLVVRDGRSIVYVAKVTTPTPFASSVTVGTRLPAHATVLGRVLLEDLTLPELRAMYPEDRLEIFSPSTPRTVIELFNLVQADRERGHVQGEGFFESNISTIAAPVRDHSGRVVAALGATITSAHIDGERMDEMVRRVRDAAQELSALLNYAPASASRNVVPLRGGKPA
- a CDS encoding SDR family oxidoreductase, with product MNPNFFAPDALAGRVAVVTGGSSGIGLATADLLLSCGAAVAVCGRDAQRLDAAVAGLRERHPQARLHAQTCDVLDKAAVQAFAEASQAALGPAAMLINNAGQGRVSTFADTPDEAWTQELHLKFFSVIHPTRAFLPQLVQQRQVWGDASVTCANSLLARQPEPHMVATSAARAGLLNLVRSMATEFAPQGVRVNGILIGLVESGQWRRRFDAREDKSQDWATWSAQLAKSKHIPLGRLGQPIEAARAITFLASPLASYTTGGHIDISGGHSRHA